The proteins below come from a single Chitinophaga pinensis DSM 2588 genomic window:
- a CDS encoding DUF4833 domain-containing protein, translating into MKKRFRDKLQQAIYVVINPFVKGLIKMGLTPNAVTLIGFLLNIGVVVIFVTGVEEGNRGDLSYVGWAGGLILFAGLFDMLDGQVARLGNMGSRFGALFDSVLDRYSEMVLFLGICYYLIGHHYFLSSIFAFIALIGSMMVSYTRARAEGLGIECKGGLMQRPERIVIISLSAIACGVTSHFIGGDYKLFIPGIPFHVFETISIFTFPLFIMAIMTNITAVGRILDAKKAIDKQDQVTRVIRSATTTPVIALLIMVLPVMAMAKPAGQVVKEPSFPVPTGIPTMLFYMQRTPNANTIVYDLNIQKDGTLDEDEPVNIYWIRYTENSEKKGLNYIQRKFAYGLKVKQVSKDKYELRSVAYDTKKLYLMKSAEGQYHIYTQIGSVMAQLNRIYLHIEGGSFWRPNVVYIEMKGIDPATGREIKQQFKP; encoded by the coding sequence ATGAAAAAACGATTCAGAGATAAACTACAGCAAGCAATTTACGTAGTGATCAACCCTTTCGTAAAAGGGCTGATTAAAATGGGGCTGACGCCAAATGCTGTCACCCTCATTGGTTTCCTGCTGAATATAGGTGTTGTTGTAATTTTTGTGACAGGCGTAGAGGAAGGTAACAGAGGCGACTTGTCATATGTAGGATGGGCCGGCGGTCTGATCCTTTTTGCCGGATTATTTGATATGCTGGATGGCCAGGTAGCCCGTTTGGGAAACATGGGGTCGCGTTTCGGCGCTTTATTTGACTCCGTACTGGACCGTTACAGTGAAATGGTGCTGTTCCTGGGTATCTGTTATTACCTGATCGGTCACCACTACTTCCTGAGCTCCATATTCGCTTTCATCGCCCTGATCGGCTCCATGATGGTGAGCTATACCAGAGCGCGTGCAGAAGGACTGGGTATCGAGTGTAAAGGCGGATTAATGCAGCGTCCTGAAAGAATTGTGATCATATCCCTTTCAGCGATCGCCTGTGGGGTGACTTCTCACTTTATCGGAGGCGACTATAAACTGTTCATTCCGGGCATTCCTTTCCATGTATTTGAGACGATTTCGATCTTCACTTTCCCGCTGTTTATTATGGCCATTATGACCAATATCACTGCAGTAGGTCGTATCCTCGATGCGAAGAAAGCGATCGATAAGCAGGATCAGGTGACCCGTGTTATCAGAAGCGCTACCACCACACCGGTGATCGCCCTGCTGATCATGGTACTACCCGTTATGGCAATGGCAAAGCCAGCCGGACAAGTGGTGAAAGAACCCAGCTTTCCTGTACCGACAGGTATCCCGACCATGCTGTTTTATATGCAGCGTACGCCTAATGCGAATACCATCGTGTATGACCTGAACATTCAGAAAGACGGTACACTCGATGAAGATGAGCCCGTAAATATTTACTGGATCAGATATACAGAGAATAGTGAAAAGAAGGGATTAAACTATATACAACGTAAATTTGCATACGGTCTGAAGGTAAAACAAGTTTCTAAAGACAAGTATGAATTGCGTTCTGTAGCCTATGACACAAAGAAGTTATACCTGATGAAATCTGCTGAAGGTCAATACCATATATACACCCAGATCGGTAGTGTAATGGCTCAGCTGAACAGAATATATCTTCACATTGAAGGAGGTTCCTTCTGGCGACCAAATGTCGTATACATAGAAATGAAAGGAATAGATCCAGCCACAGGCAGAGAAATCAAGCAGCAATTCAAGCCCTAG
- a CDS encoding sterol desaturase family protein translates to MSNRHYVSNSHESTQMFKSSLFEKLSKVHFSVPLFLYIPVIAWCCWTALFVEQSGVILWALCVAAGLFVWSFVEYVMHRFVFHFEPSSKWGRRLHFIFHGVHHDYPNDALRLVLPPSVSIPLATGFFFLFKSFIPEVYFYGFFAGFIAGYLFYDISHYALHHFNFKARFWKKLKKHHMMHHYADATRGYGVSSSFWDKIFRSDFQK, encoded by the coding sequence ATGAGTAATAGACATTACGTTTCCAACTCTCATGAGTCTACTCAGATGTTTAAGAGTAGCCTTTTTGAGAAGCTATCAAAAGTTCATTTCAGCGTTCCGCTGTTTTTATACATCCCCGTTATCGCCTGGTGCTGCTGGACAGCCCTGTTTGTAGAGCAATCCGGTGTAATCCTCTGGGCCCTGTGCGTAGCAGCGGGTCTGTTCGTATGGTCATTTGTGGAGTATGTGATGCACCGCTTTGTATTCCATTTCGAGCCATCCTCTAAATGGGGCAGAAGACTGCACTTCATTTTCCATGGTGTACACCATGATTATCCAAACGATGCACTGCGCCTGGTATTGCCTCCTTCTGTGAGCATTCCACTGGCGACAGGCTTCTTTTTTCTGTTCAAGAGTTTTATACCTGAAGTATATTTCTATGGTTTCTTTGCAGGCTTTATAGCCGGATATCTTTTCTACGATATCTCCCACTATGCCCTGCATCATTTCAATTTCAAAGCCAGGTTCTGGAAGAAGTTAAAGAAACACCACATGATGCATCATTATGCCGATGCTACCAGGGGATATGGCGTAAGCTCATCCTTCTGGGACAAGATCTTCAGGTCAGATTTTCAAAAGTGA
- a CDS encoding phosphatase PAP2 family protein: MLIVTAVSIAYLLLSAWLLGFKTDQLWLIAIFNGCYYASRPTRRFILGFSIFIFYWIVFDYMKAFPNYLTGPVHIQDIYETEKAWFGIMLDGVRVTPNEYWLHNTQVWLDVLTGSFYLCWVPVPLAFAAYLFYKDRLQFIHFALTFILVNWIGYIVYYTYPAAPPWYVQVHGFDFIANTLSNAAGLLRFDDALHVNLFGSLYAKGSNVFAAMPSLHSAYPLIVFFYARKTTHIFFTTIFGIIALGIWFAAVYTSHHYVLDVMAGITCASAGITLYRLVLMKSVAYNERIAKFYSVITK, encoded by the coding sequence ATGCTGATCGTTACCGCGGTCAGCATTGCCTATCTGCTGCTTTCCGCCTGGTTGCTTGGATTTAAGACCGATCAGCTCTGGTTGATAGCTATTTTTAATGGTTGTTATTATGCATCCCGGCCTACCCGCCGGTTTATATTAGGATTCTCGATTTTTATTTTCTACTGGATCGTGTTTGACTATATGAAGGCATTCCCGAACTATTTAACGGGACCCGTGCATATACAGGACATTTATGAGACAGAAAAGGCCTGGTTTGGTATTATGCTGGATGGCGTGAGAGTAACGCCGAATGAATACTGGTTACACAACACCCAGGTATGGCTGGATGTGCTGACCGGTTCTTTTTACCTCTGCTGGGTGCCGGTACCGCTGGCATTCGCTGCTTACCTGTTTTACAAAGACAGACTTCAGTTTATACATTTCGCCCTGACATTCATATTGGTGAACTGGATCGGGTATATTGTGTATTACACGTATCCTGCTGCTCCACCCTGGTATGTACAGGTACATGGCTTCGATTTCATCGCTAATACACTGAGTAATGCCGCCGGACTGCTAAGATTCGACGACGCTTTGCATGTGAATCTCTTCGGTTCGCTTTATGCGAAAGGATCAAATGTATTTGCCGCGATGCCATCACTGCATTCAGCCTATCCGCTGATCGTATTCTTTTATGCAAGAAAGACGACACATATCTTCTTTACGACCATCTTCGGGATTATCGCCCTGGGTATCTGGTTTGCAGCCGTTTATACCAGTCACCACTATGTGCTGGATGTAATGGCAGGCATTACCTGTGCAAGTGCCGGTATTACCTTATACAGACTTGTATTGATGAAAAGTGTGGCTTATAACGAGCGGATCGCGAAGTTCTATTCCGTGATCACGAAGTAG
- a CDS encoding tetratricopeptide repeat protein, which yields MLLTSSYELKTAFAYARSFSLERKLYYIDSQMILLGILDSYASDVAIEAADREKMLQWLHALDWEQRPGAPIPTGNKPKVPIMTEAERMLENATWFQKKLGDEQLHPQHIILSILTIENRCQYKFKSLGIVFETYLEQLLSLRKMKTEVPFRSPRIKTSYISFFHPFLQLFYGPQQKKNAVERYFSEAQSLLQYNDIHKCRTLCHLVLQMQPDHVNALWLSGVTWRVERNFQKALPFYDKVHHKHPQHTGVLAEVAHCHSEMGNHEWAMKLYAHALSLNPGSSELLNSLGFECIHLELYVEAISYFDQAIAYDEECAYAYNNKGYVLMHLGFPVAARELILKSLQINKGNAYAYRNLALLSLKEQDVETAREMLQKAQRFHFKRNYGNEVEELLRRLDTQKATS from the coding sequence ATGCTATTAACTTCCTCCTATGAACTAAAGACAGCATTTGCCTATGCCAGGAGTTTCAGCCTGGAGAGGAAGCTTTATTACATTGATAGCCAGATGATATTGCTGGGTATCCTGGACTCTTACGCCAGCGATGTAGCCATCGAGGCTGCCGACAGGGAAAAGATGCTCCAGTGGTTACACGCACTGGACTGGGAACAGCGGCCCGGTGCCCCTATTCCTACAGGCAACAAGCCCAAGGTGCCTATCATGACGGAAGCAGAAAGGATGCTGGAAAATGCCACCTGGTTCCAGAAAAAACTAGGGGATGAACAACTCCATCCACAGCACATTATCCTTTCAATACTCACCATAGAAAATCGTTGTCAGTACAAATTCAAGTCCCTGGGTATTGTCTTTGAAACCTACCTGGAGCAGCTGCTTTCACTACGAAAAATGAAAACGGAGGTGCCTTTCCGCAGTCCGCGGATCAAGACTTCCTACATCAGTTTTTTCCATCCTTTTTTACAATTGTTTTATGGTCCGCAGCAGAAGAAAAATGCGGTGGAAAGATACTTCAGCGAAGCGCAGTCATTGCTGCAATACAATGATATTCATAAGTGCCGTACTTTATGTCACCTGGTATTACAGATGCAGCCTGACCATGTCAATGCATTGTGGTTATCCGGCGTGACCTGGAGAGTGGAACGTAACTTTCAGAAGGCGCTGCCCTTCTATGACAAAGTACATCATAAACATCCACAGCATACCGGCGTACTGGCCGAAGTAGCGCATTGCCACAGTGAGATGGGCAATCATGAATGGGCGATGAAACTGTATGCACATGCATTGTCGCTTAATCCGGGATCTTCCGAATTATTGAACAGTCTGGGGTTTGAATGTATTCACCTGGAATTGTATGTGGAAGCGATCTCTTATTTCGATCAGGCAATCGCGTATGATGAAGAATGTGCCTATGCGTATAACAACAAAGGTTATGTGCTGATGCACCTGGGATTTCCGGTAGCAGCCAGAGAACTGATACTCAAATCATTGCAGATCAATAAAGGAAATGCTTATGCTTACAGGAATCTGGCTTTATTATCCCTGAAGGAACAGGATGTGGAGACGGCCAGGGAGATGCTCCAGAAGGCGCAACGCTTTCACTTCAAACGCAATTACGGAAATGAAGTGGAAGAGTTATTACGCCGTCTGGATACTCAAAAAGCTACTTCGTGA
- a CDS encoding sulfite oxidase-like oxidoreductase, protein MEESDKLKRVVEARMKLKARFEGKMSQTPSMADNKPMGSGRPNRHGMPVVPVGQVLTRKWPVLDLGIEPEIPLDEWKLVIDGAVEHPVELSWDDFMALPQTEDTSDFHCVTTWSKLDMNWKGVRLLDLAALAQPKENATHILCYGYDDYTTNISLEEALKPDVLLVHTVEGAPLPVEHGGPVRMITPQLYAWKGSKWIRRIEFLTENKLGFWEERGYSDTAYPWRNDRYS, encoded by the coding sequence ATGGAAGAATCAGACAAGCTGAAAAGGGTCGTTGAAGCCCGGATGAAACTCAAAGCGCGCTTTGAGGGAAAAATGAGCCAGACGCCGTCTATGGCAGATAACAAACCTATGGGCAGCGGCCGGCCTAATCGCCATGGTATGCCGGTGGTACCGGTAGGTCAGGTACTTACCCGTAAATGGCCGGTGCTCGACCTGGGAATAGAACCCGAAATTCCGCTGGATGAATGGAAGCTGGTGATAGACGGTGCAGTGGAACACCCGGTAGAACTGAGCTGGGATGATTTCATGGCCCTGCCACAGACGGAAGATACTTCCGATTTTCATTGTGTAACCACCTGGTCTAAACTGGATATGAACTGGAAAGGAGTGCGTTTGCTGGACCTGGCGGCATTGGCGCAGCCAAAGGAAAACGCTACACATATACTCTGTTACGGTTACGATGATTATACCACCAATATCTCTCTGGAGGAAGCCCTGAAGCCTGACGTACTGCTGGTACATACCGTAGAAGGCGCTCCTTTGCCGGTTGAGCATGGTGGTCCTGTGAGAATGATCACGCCCCAGTTATATGCCTGGAAAGGCTCCAAATGGATCCGCAGGATAGAATTCCTGACGGAGAACAAACTGGGTTTCTGGGAGGAAAGAGGCTATTCGGATACCGCCTATCCCTGGAGGAATGACCGCTATAGCTGA
- a CDS encoding AAA domain-containing protein: MDYFKKLLELLKTEREEDRKAYLEMTASTSVAERRANGLSWYPIAIRGSEMSRGDYLTVEVERTTHQDINHQLRFGVSAVLFSNHDPKTDRVEGTISYQGGNKLKITLRTDELPEWANNGKLGIDLLFDDNSYDEMQNALKQADTLAEKGENDHLIRVLTGEKSPGFHDNLPPVIIPRLNASQQHAVNRILAANDLAIVHGPPGTGKTTTLVQAIKALIKQDNKQILVVAPSNTAVDLLSEKLSEEGLNVLRVGNPARVSERLSSLTLDSRMTEHASMKEIKRLKKQANEFRDMAHKYKRNFGKAEREQRKALFDEARNIMKSVENTEQYIMDDLMAKAQIITATLVGANHYTVRKLKYHTIVIDEAGQALEPACWIPILKAQKVILAGDHCQLSPTVKSDEAARKGLSTTLLEKCIALHPESVVLLEEQYRMHEMIMGYSSAVFYADKLKAHASVAAHTLFPDDMPLSFVDTAGCGFDEKTEGTSTTNPEEAAFLFKHLRQFVTGLHTHYQPQQFPSIAIISPYKQQIHILKEQLLSVPELQAYGDRISVNTIDSFQGQERDIVYISMTRSNNDNKIGFLSDIRRMNVAMTRARKKLVIIGDSATLSQLPFYAGFIAYAEQQNAYQSAWEFMDN, encoded by the coding sequence ATGGATTATTTCAAAAAGCTGCTTGAATTACTGAAGACAGAGCGGGAAGAAGACAGAAAAGCATACCTGGAAATGACAGCATCTACGTCTGTAGCCGAGCGCAGGGCGAATGGACTCAGCTGGTACCCTATTGCCATCAGAGGTTCAGAAATGAGCCGGGGCGATTATCTCACGGTAGAAGTAGAGCGCACCACGCACCAGGATATCAATCACCAGCTCCGTTTTGGCGTATCAGCAGTACTTTTTTCGAATCATGATCCAAAAACCGACCGGGTAGAAGGTACGATTTCCTACCAGGGAGGTAATAAGCTGAAGATCACCCTGCGTACCGATGAACTGCCCGAATGGGCTAACAACGGCAAACTGGGTATCGACCTCCTCTTTGACGACAACAGCTATGACGAGATGCAGAATGCACTCAAACAGGCTGATACCCTTGCCGAAAAAGGAGAAAACGACCATCTTATCAGGGTGCTGACGGGTGAAAAGTCACCCGGTTTTCACGACAATCTCCCTCCTGTTATTATTCCCAGACTCAATGCCTCTCAGCAACATGCGGTGAATCGTATACTTGCTGCGAATGATCTCGCGATTGTACATGGCCCTCCGGGTACCGGAAAGACCACCACACTGGTGCAGGCTATCAAAGCACTGATCAAACAGGATAATAAACAGATACTTGTCGTAGCGCCCAGTAACACCGCTGTGGACCTGCTGAGTGAAAAACTATCTGAAGAAGGACTTAATGTACTCAGGGTAGGTAACCCTGCCCGTGTTTCTGAACGTTTATCTTCCCTGACACTGGATAGCCGCATGACGGAACATGCCAGTATGAAGGAGATCAAACGTCTGAAAAAACAGGCCAATGAGTTCAGGGACATGGCCCACAAGTACAAACGCAACTTCGGTAAAGCAGAACGTGAACAGCGCAAAGCCCTGTTTGACGAAGCCCGTAATATCATGAAATCGGTAGAGAACACCGAACAGTATATCATGGACGATCTGATGGCAAAAGCACAGATCATTACGGCTACGCTGGTCGGCGCCAATCACTATACCGTACGTAAACTGAAATACCATACCATCGTTATCGATGAAGCAGGACAGGCACTGGAACCGGCCTGCTGGATACCGATATTGAAAGCGCAGAAGGTGATACTGGCCGGCGACCATTGTCAGCTGTCACCTACTGTCAAGTCGGACGAAGCAGCCAGGAAAGGTTTAAGTACGACCCTGCTGGAAAAATGTATTGCCCTGCATCCTGAGTCAGTGGTATTGCTGGAAGAACAATACCGTATGCATGAGATGATCATGGGATATTCGTCTGCTGTTTTCTATGCCGATAAACTGAAAGCACATGCTTCTGTGGCAGCGCATACATTGTTCCCCGATGATATGCCATTGTCATTTGTAGATACGGCAGGTTGCGGCTTTGACGAAAAAACAGAAGGCACCAGTACGACCAATCCGGAAGAAGCAGCCTTCCTGTTCAAACACCTGCGGCAATTTGTTACAGGACTACACACACATTATCAGCCGCAGCAATTCCCCAGCATTGCTATCATATCCCCTTATAAACAACAGATCCATATTCTGAAAGAACAACTGCTGTCTGTACCTGAATTGCAGGCTTACGGAGACAGAATATCTGTAAATACGATCGACAGCTTCCAGGGCCAGGAAAGAGATATTGTCTACATCAGCATGACCAGGAGCAATAACGACAATAAAATCGGCTTCCTCTCTGACATCAGACGTATGAATGTGGCCATGACAAGGGCCCGAAAGAAGCTGGTAATCATAGGTGACAGCGCTACTTTGTCCCAATTGCCCTTCTATGCGGGGTTTATCGCCTATGCAGAGCAGCAGAACGCCTACCAGAGCGCATGGGAATTTATGGACAACTAA
- a CDS encoding glycosyl hydrolase family 18 protein encodes MLRYAVLFACIGAVLTLSNSCKKDNNPDQPGNGGGTDTTHEEDRSPFFGITLTKRPAMVEYWGGCCYDRSSVGPLDAVPDGVDVVNIFTLGIGRTAAGGWEFEHRGVSGQNEWSDVLTKAYALQKRGIRVVATSFAGSLVKLSAAAADSMAKVVRDSLDKWKLDGVDLDLEYSSGRTANIDSGVIALSKVAGPASGTGRILSVVDYNNYNTAQIKRSRQYLDYVQTMSYWNSANQIRSIVKSYTDAIGNQQNVLVGVGAGCAITAGQQTPAGEELKIADTLRTSFRGAGMMEFIFGCSYHNKDQNGNITKDVSYTTNILARLKKP; translated from the coding sequence ATGTTAAGGTACGCTGTCTTGTTTGCCTGCATCGGAGCCGTGCTGACTTTATCCAATTCCTGTAAAAAAGACAATAACCCTGACCAGCCGGGTAACGGCGGTGGTACAGATACTACCCATGAGGAAGATCGTTCTCCGTTTTTCGGTATTACCCTCACCAAACGTCCTGCAATGGTAGAATACTGGGGAGGCTGTTGTTACGACAGGTCATCTGTTGGTCCCCTGGACGCAGTACCTGATGGCGTAGACGTAGTGAATATCTTTACGCTGGGTATCGGCAGAACAGCCGCAGGTGGATGGGAATTTGAACACAGAGGCGTATCCGGTCAGAACGAATGGAGCGATGTATTGACCAAAGCATATGCCCTGCAAAAACGTGGTATCAGGGTAGTAGCTACCTCCTTTGCCGGTTCACTGGTCAAGCTGTCGGCTGCAGCAGCTGACTCTATGGCAAAAGTAGTCAGGGACTCTCTCGATAAATGGAAACTGGACGGTGTAGACCTGGATCTGGAATACAGCAGTGGCCGGACCGCCAACATCGACAGTGGCGTCATTGCCCTGAGTAAGGTAGCAGGTCCTGCATCCGGTACGGGCAGAATCCTGTCAGTAGTGGACTATAACAACTACAACACTGCGCAGATCAAACGTTCCAGACAATACCTGGATTATGTACAGACCATGTCTTACTGGAATAGCGCCAATCAGATCAGAAGCATTGTAAAATCATATACAGATGCCATCGGTAATCAGCAGAATGTACTGGTCGGGGTGGGCGCAGGCTGTGCCATCACAGCTGGTCAGCAAACACCTGCGGGAGAAGAACTGAAGATTGCAGATACCCTGCGAACCTCCTTCCGGGGAGCTGGTATGATGGAGTTTATCTTCGGATGCAGCTATCATAACAAGGATCAGAACGGGAACATTACGAAGGATGTGAGTTATACGACCAATATTCTGGCACGTCTTAAAAAGCCATAA
- a CDS encoding HD domain-containing protein: MDLILTAQITEKYVVDLYERLTPSSLLYHNLSHTQKVVAHATEIATYYQLDEQTLFIIKAAAWFHDTGHLVAEMAVHEAASVNLMRTFMETQQISDTLIDEISRCIMVTRFPSHPQTLPESIICDADTYHFGTSEFKITDDLVREEFQLRLCRQFPDWYEGALGLLKSHHFFTTYCQKKLDSGKFNNILYIEKKLENRSV, translated from the coding sequence ATGGATTTGATACTAACAGCACAGATAACGGAGAAATATGTAGTTGATCTTTATGAACGGCTGACGCCTTCCTCCCTGCTATACCATAATTTATCCCATACGCAGAAGGTGGTAGCGCACGCAACAGAGATCGCCACTTATTACCAGCTGGACGAACAGACTTTATTTATCATAAAAGCAGCCGCATGGTTTCATGATACCGGTCACCTGGTAGCGGAAATGGCCGTACATGAGGCAGCCAGCGTCAACCTGATGCGCACCTTTATGGAAACGCAGCAGATCAGTGATACACTCATAGACGAGATCTCCCGTTGCATCATGGTAACGCGCTTCCCTTCTCATCCGCAAACACTTCCCGAGTCAATTATTTGTGATGCAGATACTTATCACTTCGGAACGTCCGAATTTAAAATAACGGACGACCTGGTGAGAGAAGAATTTCAACTAAGACTATGCAGGCAATTTCCTGACTGGTACGAAGGAGCTTTGGGGTTATTGAAGTCCCATCATTTCTTTACTACCTACTGTCAAAAAAAATTAGATAGTGGAAAATTTAATAATATTTTATATATTGAAAAAAAATTAGAAAACAGATCTGTCTGA
- a CDS encoding phosphatase PAP2 family protein, giving the protein MLKKVFSFLLPAIVFCAQYSTAQQSSLTTLELSETDSVYGYVQPPSKHLDGRLIAIPVTFIAYGAASLKLGDLKKLNTHMNNEIFLESRHKPLHFDNYLQYGPAVMVYGLNLVGIKGKNNFIDRTMIYGISNAILGATVMTTKHFTHEWRPDGSNQMSFPSGHTATAFAAAEFMRREYQDKSVWYGVAGYAMAVTTGYMRMYNNRHWFGDVVAGAGVGILSTDLAYFLYPKMKRIFTGTKDNGATVVTPTYHDGAVGLSLVHMFK; this is encoded by the coding sequence ATGCTTAAAAAAGTGTTCAGCTTTTTGCTGCCTGCTATTGTCTTTTGTGCTCAGTACTCAACCGCACAGCAATCTTCACTGACAACATTAGAGCTATCCGAAACTGATTCCGTGTATGGTTACGTGCAACCACCTTCCAAACATCTTGATGGTCGTTTAATTGCTATTCCGGTTACTTTTATTGCTTACGGCGCTGCTTCTCTGAAACTGGGTGATCTGAAGAAGCTGAATACGCATATGAATAATGAGATCTTCCTGGAAAGCCGCCACAAACCCTTACATTTTGATAATTATCTGCAATACGGACCTGCGGTGATGGTATATGGCCTGAACCTGGTGGGGATAAAGGGAAAGAATAATTTTATCGATCGTACGATGATCTATGGTATCTCCAATGCCATCCTGGGAGCTACCGTAATGACGACAAAACACTTCACCCATGAGTGGAGACCTGATGGCTCCAATCAGATGTCATTTCCTTCCGGACATACCGCTACTGCTTTTGCCGCAGCAGAATTCATGAGAAGAGAATACCAGGACAAATCCGTATGGTACGGTGTTGCCGGTTATGCGATGGCAGTTACAACGGGTTATATGCGTATGTACAATAACAGGCACTGGTTTGGAGATGTAGTGGCAGGTGCTGGTGTAGGTATTCTGTCAACAGATCTGGCTTATTTTCTCTATCCTAAGATGAAACGGATCTTTACCGGTACAAAAGATAACGGGGCTACCGTTGTTACGCCGACTTACCACGATGGCGCTGTGGGATTATCCTTGGTGCATATGTTCAAATAA
- the bioA gene encoding adenosylmethionine--8-amino-7-oxononanoate transaminase, giving the protein MSAPKSTHALWYPYTQMRQISELPRMVAGEGVIMHLEDGRSLIDGISSWWAVIHGYNHPVLNTALLQQANKFAHVMLGGMTHHPALDLAEKLVSITPEGLNHVFFSDSGSIGVEVALKMCIQYWRNLGYNGKSKIISLRNGYHGDTFKAMEVSDDSDFTRAFADVLNRGFILDIPTGGFDADAATVRQAADQLEALLIRGHGNIAAFIVEPLVQCAGGFHIYSPLYLKLARELCTKYNVLLVFDEVATGFGRTGKLFAADHAGITPDLMILGKALTAGYMGHAATLATTAVFDSFLGDNYEKALMHGPTFMANPLACAVALQSIDIIQSENYLEKIAHIQDIIREQFDSINAPAVIHKRTIGAIGALEMKDAQCLAGFKEFAQKKGAWLRPIGNVLYLMPPYIISDEQLLTVLHTMKEWIAQIK; this is encoded by the coding sequence ATGTCAGCACCGAAATCTACACACGCCCTCTGGTATCCTTATACACAGATGAGACAGATCAGCGAATTGCCCAGAATGGTAGCAGGAGAAGGCGTGATCATGCACCTGGAAGACGGCCGTTCACTGATAGATGGAATTTCTTCCTGGTGGGCAGTCATTCATGGTTATAATCATCCCGTACTCAATACCGCACTCCTTCAGCAGGCCAATAAATTTGCCCATGTCATGCTGGGTGGTATGACACATCATCCTGCCCTTGATCTCGCTGAAAAGCTGGTTAGTATTACGCCTGAAGGACTGAATCATGTGTTCTTTTCTGATAGTGGTTCCATTGGTGTGGAAGTAGCATTGAAGATGTGTATTCAGTACTGGCGGAACCTGGGATATAATGGTAAAAGTAAGATCATCTCGTTGAGAAACGGTTATCATGGCGATACTTTCAAGGCAATGGAAGTCAGTGATGATTCAGACTTTACCAGGGCTTTTGCAGATGTATTGAACCGGGGTTTTATACTTGATATTCCTACGGGTGGATTTGATGCAGATGCAGCTACAGTACGACAGGCGGCAGATCAGCTGGAAGCTTTGTTGATACGCGGGCATGGAAATATTGCCGCTTTCATTGTTGAACCTCTTGTACAATGTGCAGGTGGCTTTCATATTTATTCTCCTTTATATCTTAAACTAGCCAGAGAACTGTGTACGAAATACAATGTGTTGCTGGTATTTGATGAAGTAGCCACTGGCTTTGGGCGTACAGGGAAATTGTTTGCAGCAGATCATGCAGGTATCACACCAGATCTGATGATCCTGGGAAAAGCATTGACTGCCGGTTATATGGGTCATGCCGCCACACTGGCCACTACTGCTGTCTTTGATAGTTTTCTGGGAGATAACTATGAAAAGGCACTTATGCATGGTCCTACTTTTATGGCCAATCCGCTTGCCTGTGCAGTCGCCCTGCAAAGCATCGATATCATACAGTCTGAAAACTACCTGGAGAAAATCGCCCATATACAAGACATTATCCGGGAACAGTTTGACAGCATCAATGCACCAGCTGTTATACATAAACGCACGATCGGCGCCATTGGTGCGCTGGAGATGAAAGATGCACAGTGTCTGGCAGGTTTCAAGGAGTTTGCGCAAAAGAAAGGTGCCTGGTTACGTCCTATAGGCAATGTACTTTACCTGATGCCTCCATATATCATCAGTGATGAACAGCTGTTGACAGTATTGCACACCATGAAAGAATGGATAGCACAGATAAAATAA
- a CDS encoding VOC family protein: protein MFRHTKAFSGFSVNDIAKARSFYADTLGLDVEDLMEGMLQLNINGGGHIIVYEKPNHSAASFTILNFPVKDIDEAVDGLTARGIRFLQYGEPIKTDEKGICRQGWPLIAWFEDPAGNILSVLQPEES, encoded by the coding sequence ATGTTCAGGCATACGAAAGCATTCAGCGGATTTTCCGTCAATGATATCGCGAAAGCAAGGAGTTTTTATGCAGATACACTCGGCCTCGATGTAGAAGACCTCATGGAGGGGATGTTGCAGCTGAACATCAATGGCGGCGGACATATCATCGTCTATGAGAAGCCGAATCACTCTGCGGCCAGCTTTACGATCCTCAATTTCCCGGTGAAGGATATAGATGAAGCGGTAGACGGCCTGACGGCAAGAGGCATCCGTTTCCTCCAATATGGAGAGCCCATCAAGACAGATGAAAAGGGTATCTGCCGGCAGGGCTGGCCCTTGATAGCCTGGTTTGAAGACCCGGCAGGGAATATCTTATCGGTGCTTCAACCCGAAGAAAGTTAG